ACAGATTTTATAGATAACAGCTATGGCTTATGAATAACCAGTTTTTATGAACATATTTCATCATCCCCATATCTCCATTATCCCTTTATCTCCCTTTTTACACATTCTAACCGCACAGGTTGCAATTTTTTATTGACATGAGTTAAAATTTTTGGTAAAATATCCCCATAATGAGTAAACCCCGTTAGATATGTCTATAAGTAGTGGAGTGATGAGGAAGGGGGAGTGAAACAATCAACCCGTTGATATTATATCTACGGGTTTCAATAGCAGGTATTTCTAACGGGGCAAAAGTGAAGGTAACATCCAAATTCGAGCGAAGCGAGAATGTTGCGAAGCAAAAAATACTCAAAAGCAAATCCCTATCAGTTAAAATTTGGAGGTGAGAAATTATGTGGCAATTAGAACAGTTAACTAAACTATCCGAAAAGGAGCCTGAAACTATAGAGAGTGCTTTAGAGGAGATGTTAGAAATTCATAGAGATTTGTTTTATAGAGTTATAGTTGGGGCATATTTAGATAGGCAAATTAACCTCAGCAAAGCCGCAGAGCTTCTTGAGATTCATCCGTTAGAGATTAGAGAACGATTTCAAAAGCAAGGCATCCCTATCAGAATTGGCTTATCAAGTAAAGACGAAGCTGTGGCTGAAGTAAAAGCATTTAGAGCATGGAAGGAGTAGGGATGATTATTATTGATAACACCGTGCTTTCTAACTTTGCGGTGATAGATTCTCTTTATTTGTTGCAAAAGGCATGTCAGCCTGATGAAATTGGGACAACCTCATATGTAATTGATGAATTCAATCGAGGGATTAAAGTAGGAAAGTTACCCATGAGTGATATTAGCGGGCTCTCTCTTTGCCATTTTGAAACATCAGAAGAAGAAAAAGTTTTTAGTCGAATTAGCCTTTATCTGGGTAAAGGGGAAGCTTCTTGCTTGAGTATTGCTATTATAAGAGGTTATAACTTGCTAACCGATGATTTGGATGCAAGAGAATGGGGATTAAGAGAAGGAGTTTCTATATCTGGAAGTGTCGGTGTGCTGGTAGATTTAATCCGTGGTGATTCTCTCTCTTTAAGAAAAGGTAATGAGCTTCTTTCGAAGTTAATTAAAAATGGATATTACTCACCCGTGATTAGACTTGATGAGTTGGTTAAACAGGATTAAAGGTTTCTATCTTGATGATTCAGATATATGAACAGATTTCTAATATCTAAAAAGTTACTATGAGTGTCTCCGACGCCACAAGTGGCGTCATTCCATGATGGGACTCCTTATTATTTTTAGGTTTTGTTATATCATAACATACCTGTCAATCTATTAAAGGATGCCCGTCTGGACATATTATCAAATTCCTATCAGTTCAGTTAAATTTCCGAGATGTTTATTAAGAGCCTATCCGAAAAGTTGGAGGCGCGAACTTGTTCGGGGTATTTTACCTTAACAAGCCTGCCCTGGCGACAGGCCAGGGTTAAGGCGTCCATTGGTTTTTCGGATAGGTTCTGAGTAGGAGAAGGGCGCATGATAGTAAATTTTACTTCATTCCCATCATTAGTTTCTTCCATTCTTACATTGTTTTTGGG
Above is a window of bacterium DNA encoding:
- a CDS encoding DUF3368 domain-containing protein is translated as MIIIDNTVLSNFAVIDSLYLLQKACQPDEIGTTSYVIDEFNRGIKVGKLPMSDISGLSLCHFETSEEEKVFSRISLYLGKGEASCLSIAIIRGYNLLTDDLDAREWGLREGVSISGSVGVLVDLIRGDSLSLRKGNELLSKLIKNGYYSPVIRLDELVKQD
- a CDS encoding UPF0175 family protein, which translates into the protein MWQLEQLTKLSEKEPETIESALEEMLEIHRDLFYRVIVGAYLDRQINLSKAAELLEIHPLEIRERFQKQGIPIRIGLSSKDEAVAEVKAFRAWKE